The following coding sequences are from one Dehalococcoidia bacterium window:
- a CDS encoding gamma-glutamyltransferase family protein — translation MATFTTRPVIMGNRGVVTAGHYLVASAGLRMLMNGGNAIDAAAAMGICETLLEPQSCGIGGEVPTLIYSAREGKTYAISGMGWSPKAFTIDWCRDNGIDLIPGDGYLPATVPAPVDTWATAVARFGTMSFSEILQPTIEFAEHGFPVYETMSNRIGLSEDKFNDLYPTTGEIYLNNGKARNTGEIQRNPDFGAMLRIMCRAEDEAKGRGRVAGIEAARDAFYKGEIAEKIIRFMEDNPVEDASGEEHKGLLSYEDMAEWHADVEEPLSIEYNGLDVHKCSSWTQGPVFLQQLAILRELDVKGYGHNSPEYLHAWVESAKMAFADREAYYGDPKIDDVPFDLLLSGEYGNMRAGQIGEVASLELRPGDLGGGVPEYTSISVVDDNRRALGVAAREIKDLGFGHAHIGDTTHLDAMDAEGNMVAATPSGGWLGSSPIVKGLGFPMGTRGQMFYLNSERPNALEPRKRPRATLTPTIATKDGGPFMAFGTPGGDSQEQWTIQFFLNHVEFGMDLQEALDAPTVHTTHFPSSFYPRHAFPGRVVAESRLPEKTLNELRKRGHDIEMTGDWANGKVLGIRYHSDTGTIAGAASAKNNIGYAMGW, via the coding sequence ATGGCGACTTTCACAACCAGGCCCGTAATCATGGGAAACCGTGGCGTGGTGACGGCGGGACACTATCTCGTCGCATCGGCCGGACTGCGGATGCTGATGAACGGCGGCAACGCCATCGACGCTGCTGCTGCTATGGGCATCTGTGAGACTCTGCTCGAGCCACAGAGCTGCGGCATTGGAGGCGAGGTCCCCACCCTCATCTACTCTGCCAGGGAGGGCAAGACCTACGCCATCTCCGGCATGGGGTGGTCTCCCAAGGCATTCACCATCGACTGGTGCCGCGATAACGGCATCGACCTCATCCCCGGCGACGGCTACCTGCCTGCCACAGTCCCGGCTCCCGTCGACACCTGGGCGACTGCTGTTGCCCGCTTCGGCACAATGAGCTTCTCCGAGATTCTCCAGCCGACCATCGAGTTCGCCGAGCACGGCTTCCCCGTTTACGAGACCATGAGCAACCGCATCGGCCTGAGCGAGGACAAGTTCAATGACCTCTACCCGACCACGGGCGAGATCTATCTGAACAATGGGAAAGCGCGGAATACAGGAGAGATTCAGCGCAACCCCGACTTCGGCGCGATGCTCAGGATCATGTGCCGCGCAGAGGACGAGGCCAAGGGCCGGGGCAGGGTGGCCGGCATCGAGGCCGCCCGCGACGCTTTCTACAAGGGCGAAATTGCCGAGAAGATTATCAGGTTCATGGAAGACAACCCGGTCGAGGACGCCAGCGGCGAGGAGCACAAGGGTCTGCTCTCCTACGAGGACATGGCCGAGTGGCACGCTGACGTCGAGGAGCCTCTCTCCATCGAATACAATGGACTCGACGTGCACAAGTGCTCGTCGTGGACTCAGGGACCCGTCTTCCTGCAGCAGCTCGCCATCCTGCGTGAGCTTGACGTCAAGGGCTACGGACACAACTCACCTGAGTACCTGCACGCATGGGTCGAGTCGGCCAAGATGGCCTTCGCCGACCGCGAGGCTTACTATGGCGATCCTAAGATAGACGACGTCCCGTTCGACCTTCTGTTGTCAGGCGAGTACGGTAACATGAGGGCTGGGCAGATTGGCGAAGTCGCCTCTCTCGAGCTTCGCCCCGGCGATCTCGGCGGCGGAGTCCCCGAGTACACCTCGATCAGCGTGGTAGACGACAACCGCCGCGCTCTCGGTGTAGCAGCGAGGGAGATCAAGGACCTCGGATTCGGTCACGCTCACATCGGCGACACGACACACCTGGACGCCATGGACGCCGAGGGCAACATGGTCGCCGCGACTCCAAGCGGCGGCTGGCTCGGCTCATCCCCGATAGTAAAGGGACTGGGATTCCCGATGGGCACCCGTGGGCAGATGTTCTACCTGAACTCCGAGCGTCCCAACGCGCTGGAGCCGCGCAAGCGCCCGCGCGCGACACTCACTCCGACTATAGCTACGAAGGACGGAGGCCCGTTCATGGCCTTCGGCACACCGGGAGGCGACTCCCAGGAGCAGTGGACAATCCAGTTCTTCCTGAACCATGTCGAGTTCGGCATGGACCTCCAGGAGGCTCTCGACGCGCCGACAGTCCACACAACGCACTTCCCGTCGTCGTTCTACCCGCGCCACGCCTTCCCCGGACGCGTCGTCGCCGAGTCGCGCCTGCCAGAGAAGACGCTCAACGAGCTCCGAAAGCGAGGCCACGACATCGAGATGACCGGCGACTGGGCCAACGGGAAGGTCCTCGGCATCCGCTACCACTCCGACACCGGCACCATAGCCGGCGCCGCCTCCGCCAAAAACAACATAGGTTACGCCATGGGCTGGTAG
- a CDS encoding carbonic anhydrase family protein: MEQQSPVDITGFVSGGEVTLCFEYSGCADHLANTGEFIKVNYEDGGGIVLDGRSYQVAEAHSHNPSEHTIEGERFPLEMHLVHRSEGDRIAVVGVLFREGEANAAIQAIIDAAPGEDGATFPASGLGAADFLPEGRDYYSYIGSLTTPPYTEGVRWHVMADALEVSADQVAQLAALTGGGTNSRPLQLLNGRQITARGMS, translated from the coding sequence ATGGAACAGCAGTCACCTGTCGACATCACGGGATTCGTCTCCGGCGGTGAGGTAACACTGTGCTTCGAGTACAGTGGATGTGCCGACCACCTTGCCAACACGGGTGAGTTCATTAAAGTCAACTACGAAGACGGCGGCGGCATCGTTCTCGATGGGCGCTCGTACCAGGTTGCCGAGGCCCACTCTCACAATCCCAGCGAGCACACGATTGAAGGCGAGCGTTTCCCACTGGAGATGCACCTGGTCCACAGGAGCGAGGGAGATCGAATAGCCGTGGTAGGTGTGCTGTTTCGCGAGGGCGAGGCCAATGCTGCAATTCAGGCGATCATCGACGCCGCTCCCGGTGAAGATGGAGCAACCTTCCCAGCCTCGGGACTGGGCGCAGCCGACTTCCTGCCCGAAGGTCGGGACTACTACTCTTACATCGGCTCGCTGACCACGCCTCCCTACACCGAGGGGGTACGCTGGCATGTGATGGCAGACGCTCTGGAGGTCTCAGCTGATCAGGTAGCGCAACTTGCTGCTCTGACAGGCGGAGGCACCAACAGCCGTCCCCTTCAACTGCTCAACGGCCGGCAGATCACGGCTCGAGGGATGAGCTGA
- a CDS encoding PIN domain-containing protein, translated as MITAVDTNVLMDIFRSGSPNHIQSQSWLRAAYDTGAIIVCDVVYAELVPFFRDRSQLDESLRAVNAVVSSIDTSIAYQAGSRWMQYRRAGGPRTRIIADFLIGAHAMSVADVFLTRDRGFFATYFPELKGAESQ; from the coding sequence GTGATAACCGCGGTCGATACAAATGTCCTGATGGACATATTTCGGTCTGGTTCACCGAACCACATTCAGTCACAGTCATGGCTTCGCGCCGCTTACGACACTGGCGCCATCATCGTGTGCGATGTTGTGTATGCGGAACTCGTCCCCTTCTTCCGTGATCGTTCTCAATTGGATGAGTCATTGCGAGCAGTTAATGCGGTTGTCTCATCTATCGACACTTCGATAGCGTATCAGGCCGGATCACGCTGGATGCAGTATCGTAGGGCAGGTGGACCCCGAACAAGGATCATCGCCGACTTTCTTATTGGCGCACACGCGATGTCAGTCGCCGACGTGTTCCTCACCCGAGACCGCGGCTTCTTCGCCACTTACTTTCCCGAACTGAAGGGCGCCGAAAGTCAGTGA
- a CDS encoding Rieske 2Fe-2S domain-containing protein — protein sequence MDQSMKTRVTPEKLPNALEYCVTRRQFLFMGAAAVGTVTLATVVPGQLFSAQVAAYDGMMVGRLSELRVGEVVQFRYPWDHGNCDSYLIKLGTPAGGGIAFNTICPHMGISLLGSFKSEHQVMGPCPSHLSTYDLTRHGMIISGHASQGLPQIVLEARGDEIYATGVMALIYGFGNNEVQPV from the coding sequence ATGGACCAATCCATGAAGACCAGGGTTACTCCGGAGAAACTTCCGAACGCGCTGGAATACTGCGTTACCCGTCGCCAGTTTCTGTTCATGGGAGCTGCGGCTGTAGGTACTGTCACCCTTGCTACGGTCGTCCCAGGGCAGCTGTTCTCGGCGCAGGTAGCAGCGTACGACGGAATGATGGTCGGCAGACTCAGCGAGCTGCGGGTCGGCGAGGTTGTCCAGTTCAGGTACCCGTGGGACCACGGAAACTGCGACAGCTATCTCATCAAGCTGGGCACTCCTGCCGGAGGAGGCATCGCCTTCAACACCATCTGTCCTCACATGGGGATCTCCCTCCTTGGAAGCTTCAAGTCGGAACACCAGGTCATGGGCCCGTGCCCATCTCACCTCAGCACCTACGATCTGACCCGCCACGGAATGATAATTTCCGGTCATGCCTCACAGGGACTACCCCAGATAGTGCTGGAGGCCCGGGGTGATGAAATCTATGCCACTGGCGTTATGGCCCTGATCTACGGCTTTGGCAACAACGAGGTCCAGCCGGTCTAG
- a CDS encoding PAS domain-containing protein gives MFPESIFETLSTASIGAYAVNVEQTILFWNRSAQQILGYSSDRVLGRRCYDVLVGTTAGSLTPECLAGCPSILCLQSGQIPGILRLQMLCASGSRMWVSLTPMVIGGGQNDPPLLVHLFSDGPEPEGLDMAAESVRHELSQGGYDIVSDRVSTDVAPSETPSLTSRELEVLRLVALGSHVSDISAELHISPHTVRNHIRNFRSKLGANTRLEAVVDALRLGILQLD, from the coding sequence GTGTTCCCTGAATCAATTTTCGAGACTCTCTCAACTGCGAGCATTGGCGCATACGCCGTCAATGTCGAGCAGACCATTCTGTTCTGGAACAGGAGCGCTCAACAGATACTGGGGTACTCGTCCGATCGGGTTCTTGGGCGTCGATGCTACGACGTGCTGGTAGGCACAACCGCCGGCAGCCTGACTCCGGAGTGCCTGGCTGGCTGCCCATCGATCCTATGCCTGCAGTCGGGCCAGATACCGGGCATCCTCAGATTGCAGATGCTGTGCGCGTCGGGCAGCAGAATGTGGGTCTCGCTAACGCCAATGGTTATCGGCGGCGGCCAGAATGACCCGCCGTTGCTTGTCCATCTCTTTTCTGACGGACCGGAGCCCGAGGGACTGGACATGGCCGCCGAATCTGTGAGGCATGAACTATCCCAGGGCGGATACGACATCGTGTCGGACCGGGTCTCTACCGATGTGGCCCCATCTGAGACGCCATCGCTAACGTCCCGGGAGCTGGAAGTCCTGCGACTTGTCGCATTGGGCAGTCATGTCTCTGATATATCGGCGGAGTTGCACATCAGTCCTCACACCGTCCGCAATCACATACGCAACTTCCGCAGCAAACTGGGGGCGAACACGAGACTCGAAGCCGTGGTCGATGCCTTGCGGCTGGGAATTCTGCAGCTCGACTGA
- a CDS encoding DUF3574 domain-containing protein: MLSLNSHLYRIGEISDEYKRRFSQESVLQVVTDACVSFQ; encoded by the coding sequence CTGCTCTCCCTAAACTCGCACCTTTACCGGATTGGCGAGATCTCTGACGAGTACAAGCGCCGGTTCAGCCAGGAGTCTGTGCTCCAGGTTGTGACCGACGCTTGTGTTTCGTTCCAGTAA
- a CDS encoding c-type cytochrome, whose protein sequence is MNPRSIEFALFGGWLAFMVVVIVSVFVFALDQEPAPTPYVRATPPPPEPTPTAGPRIGPSAADLRSRGLGILPPVTMPDDNPMTSEKAELGKILFFDRRLSGDGFVACSTCHLPNAGWGDGNALSLGYPGTLHWRNSQTIINTGYQAKLFWGGEKTSLEAQAKSAWTGNIAGNLDPIMAEETLRQIPDYVQRFQEVFGTESPKFDDALRALAAFEATVNSRNVPFDNYLRGNQEAMSDAALRGAELFVGKARCIVCHGGTLLTDQSYHNTGVPQNPAFESDPLRQITLRFQHRARGVTEEVYRSADRDLGLYYTTKQDSDRGKFRTPPLREVGQTGPYMHNGVFETLTEVVDFYNDGGGQNPNLDPLVRPLGLTSDEIADVVAFLHSVTGDPIIIQPPDMPEYAVMGP, encoded by the coding sequence ATGAACCCTCGGAGTATTGAATTCGCCCTGTTTGGCGGGTGGCTTGCCTTTATGGTCGTGGTGATCGTGTCAGTCTTCGTGTTCGCACTGGACCAGGAACCCGCTCCGACCCCGTACGTGCGGGCTACTCCGCCGCCGCCTGAACCGACGCCTACTGCGGGGCCTCGTATAGGGCCGTCGGCAGCCGACCTCAGGAGTCGTGGTCTCGGCATTCTGCCGCCGGTCACGATGCCTGACGACAACCCCATGACCTCAGAGAAAGCAGAGCTGGGGAAGATCCTGTTCTTCGATCGCCGGCTGTCGGGCGATGGGTTTGTCGCCTGCTCCACCTGCCATCTGCCGAATGCCGGCTGGGGTGACGGCAACGCGCTGTCGCTCGGCTATCCGGGCACGCTCCACTGGCGAAACTCACAGACCATCATCAACACAGGCTACCAGGCAAAGCTGTTCTGGGGCGGTGAGAAGACGAGCCTCGAGGCGCAGGCCAAGTCTGCCTGGACGGGCAACATCGCGGGTAACCTGGACCCGATCATGGCGGAAGAGACCCTGAGGCAGATTCCGGACTACGTACAGAGATTCCAGGAAGTTTTCGGGACCGAGTCGCCCAAGTTCGATGATGCGTTACGCGCACTCGCAGCCTTCGAAGCTACGGTCAACTCCAGAAACGTCCCCTTCGACAACTACCTGAGGGGCAACCAGGAGGCGATGTCAGACGCCGCACTGCGTGGAGCGGAGCTGTTCGTTGGAAAGGCCCGCTGCATCGTGTGCCACGGAGGCACGTTGCTCACCGATCAGAGCTATCACAACACCGGCGTTCCCCAGAATCCCGCGTTCGAGTCTGATCCACTGCGCCAGATAACGCTTCGTTTCCAGCACCGGGCGAGGGGAGTCACTGAGGAAGTGTACCGGAGCGCAGACAGAGACCTCGGTCTCTACTACACGACCAAGCAGGACAGCGACAGGGGGAAGTTCAGGACCCCGCCGCTGCGTGAGGTGGGGCAGACAGGCCCCTACATGCACAACGGCGTGTTCGAGACTCTGACAGAGGTCGTGGATTTCTATAACGACGGCGGAGGCCAGAACCCGAACCTGGACCCGCTGGTACGGCCACTGGGCCTGACCTCGGACGAAATTGCAGACGTGGTGGCATTCCTCCACAGCGTCACAGGGGACCCGATCATCATTCAGCCTCCTGACATGCCCGAGTACGCGGTAATGGGCCCGTGA
- a CDS encoding AbrB/MazE/SpoVT family DNA-binding domain-containing protein, producing MKISERGQITIPKHLRERYGMTNNVEVEITPTEKGLLIQKSTAAEHPVDRIVGILDGVVDDDLDIDEYIEEIRGR from the coding sequence ATGAAAATATCAGAACGAGGCCAGATAACTATTCCTAAGCACCTCAGAGAGCGCTACGGGATGACCAATAACGTCGAAGTCGAAATCACCCCAACCGAGAAGGGCCTACTCATTCAAAAGAGTACGGCAGCGGAGCACCCGGTTGACCGCATCGTAGGGATTCTTGATGGGGTCGTCGATGATGATCTCGACATCGACGAATACATTGAGGAAATCCGCGGGAGGTGA
- a CDS encoding M48 family metallopeptidase has translation MARVQYGDTTIEYVVRRSKRRKKTVEISLRGDGVRVAAPWRTSDKRLREFVLSRAPWIIERLDEERARKSKALRFVSGEKLPYMGRSVSLEVKAADVRSSSVKFDRWRFLVSTPRGLTVVERREGIHRAIAEWYKARAYVRIPDSVDQWWDKLGKRERSRILIGDQKRRWGSCSIDGTLRFSWRVMMLEPSLIEYVVVHELAHLTHHNHSANYWALVKKVLPDVQQRRQRIREVGLNIQV, from the coding sequence TTGGCCCGTGTCCAATACGGCGACACTACCATTGAGTACGTCGTTCGGAGAAGCAAGCGTCGAAAGAAGACCGTCGAGATTAGTCTGAGAGGCGACGGTGTTCGTGTTGCTGCTCCCTGGAGGACATCGGACAAGCGGCTGCGCGAGTTCGTTCTCAGCCGGGCACCCTGGATCATCGAGAGGCTGGACGAGGAGCGGGCCCGTAAGTCGAAGGCGCTTCGATTCGTCAGTGGCGAGAAGCTGCCGTACATGGGCCGTAGCGTCTCACTTGAGGTGAAGGCTGCCGATGTGCGGTCATCGAGTGTGAAGTTCGATCGTTGGCGATTTCTTGTATCCACGCCCCGGGGATTGACAGTCGTTGAACGCCGCGAGGGAATTCATCGCGCTATAGCCGAGTGGTACAAAGCTAGGGCCTATGTGCGTATTCCCGATAGCGTCGACCAGTGGTGGGACAAGCTTGGCAAGCGAGAGAGATCACGGATACTGATTGGTGATCAGAAACGCCGCTGGGGTAGCTGCTCCATAGATGGCACGCTCCGATTCAGCTGGCGGGTCATGATGCTGGAGCCGTCGCTGATCGAGTACGTCGTTGTTCACGAACTTGCCCACCTGACTCACCACAATCACTCTGCCAACTACTGGGCGCTGGTGAAGAAGGTGCTGCCGGACGTTCAGCAGAGGCGACAGCGCATCAGGGAAGTAGGGCTGAATATTCAAGTGTGA
- a CDS encoding c-type cytochrome, whose protein sequence is MGFQSNVSVNIKRVAAAIALAAVVLAAVGASAVYLTSGSITDEGESAAGGVEAAPDLKLAATQVELGHLLFYDGRLSGDGSTSCATCHDPNNAYMDGEPLSAGYSRGNPYFRNTPTLLNASKMPFYDWDGRFAQGDLATVVRDHIAEAHFMSLDGRLLVERMRQVPEYEESFKGVFGSEVSYGKVLNAVAAYLQTLESSDDNPYLAYKSGDTDALSTQARRGLDLFEGKAGCVQCHSGDLLSDGQFHNLGVPDNSLIFEDPQRHITFRRFFRMFGVSEFVTMRDDPGLYALTTDEADRGKFRTPSLLEVARTAPYMHGGVFESLSEVVEFYNAGGGTSDNKDAALSPLGLTDAEAADLVSFLESLSSPAEVVNIPELPMYELRTLGAN, encoded by the coding sequence ATGGGATTTCAGAGCAACGTGTCTGTAAACATCAAGAGAGTCGCCGCCGCGATTGCCCTTGCTGCGGTCGTTCTGGCGGCCGTGGGTGCTTCGGCGGTTTATCTCACTTCCGGCTCTATCACCGATGAGGGGGAGTCGGCAGCTGGAGGCGTCGAGGCAGCCCCTGACTTGAAGCTGGCCGCCACCCAGGTCGAACTCGGCCATCTTCTCTTCTACGATGGACGCCTTTCAGGGGACGGGTCCACGTCCTGTGCAACGTGCCACGATCCAAACAACGCATACATGGACGGGGAGCCGCTTTCCGCTGGGTACAGCAGGGGCAACCCGTACTTCCGAAATACGCCGACACTCCTTAATGCCAGCAAGATGCCGTTCTATGACTGGGACGGCCGGTTCGCGCAGGGAGATCTTGCGACCGTCGTTCGCGATCACATTGCCGAGGCCCACTTCATGAGCCTGGACGGAAGGCTGCTGGTTGAGCGAATGCGCCAGGTGCCCGAATACGAAGAGAGCTTCAAGGGCGTCTTCGGTTCTGAGGTCTCGTACGGCAAGGTGTTGAACGCCGTGGCTGCTTACCTGCAGACGCTTGAGTCGTCTGACGACAATCCCTACCTTGCCTACAAGTCGGGTGACACCGACGCCCTGAGCACTCAGGCGAGGCGAGGCCTGGACCTCTTCGAGGGGAAGGCCGGCTGTGTTCAGTGTCACAGCGGCGACCTTCTCTCCGACGGCCAATTTCACAACCTTGGCGTCCCGGACAACTCCCTGATTTTCGAGGACCCCCAGCGCCACATCACGTTCAGGCGTTTCTTCCGAATGTTCGGTGTGAGCGAGTTCGTGACCATGCGTGACGACCCGGGACTCTATGCCCTGACTACCGACGAGGCCGACAGGGGAAAGTTCCGCACTCCGTCGCTGCTTGAGGTGGCGAGGACGGCTCCGTACATGCACGGTGGTGTATTTGAGTCGCTCAGCGAGGTCGTTGAGTTCTACAACGCAGGGGGAGGCACTTCGGATAACAAGGACGCCGCTCTGAGCCCGCTCGGCCTTACAGACGCGGAGGCTGCCGACCTCGTGTCGTTCCTCGAAAGCCTTTCAAGTCCGGCCGAGGTCGTGAACATCCCTGAGCTTCCCATGTACGAACTGCGGACACTGGGGGCGAACTGA